One part of the Denticeps clupeoides chromosome 16, fDenClu1.1, whole genome shotgun sequence genome encodes these proteins:
- the madd gene encoding MAP kinase-activating death domain protein isoform X4: MEKKKMCPRLLDYLVVVGARQPSSDSVAQTPQLLRRYPLEDHADFPLPPDVVFFCQPEGCLSIRQRRVSLRDDSSFVFTLTDKDSGVVRYGICVNFYRSFQRGHHRPRTDKGDKGPLAETAVEATEKSDLPADELVPPPASGDAFPPGDLGTGRSPRQRRKPRVAPRNRNSTLTSLCMLSHYPFFSTFRECLYILKRMVDCCSHRLTQRTGLPKGTQRDTMWRVFTGALSVEEKEKGSQLLQDLREVESWVYRLLRSPVPVATLRRVDVEVLPHDMQPPLTFALPDSSRFSLVDFPLHLPLELLGVDACLQVLTCILLEHKVVLQSRDYNALSMSVMAFVAMIYPLEYMFPVIPLLPTCMASAEQLLLAPTPYIIGVPASFFLYKSDFKMPDDVWLVDLDCNKVIAPTNAEILPPLPEPESSELKKHLKQLLQCLVRLTVITQKQIFASDSKALASMSLNTQPILNLEKFQEGQELPLLPPGRDKASPSSTEFNPLIYGNDVDSVDVATRVAMVRFFNSPNVLQGFQMHTRTLRLFPRPVVAFQATSFLASRPRRSPFAEKLSHTQAVEYYGEWALNPSNLAFQRIHNNVYDPSLIGDKPKWYAHQLQPVYYRVYDGSSQLAEAMSRPLEDEGNYSDPTDDSPVCFSGSDSEAYDSSSSYSSLGDFVNEMIRGDIQGDTPNVDPLTHAALGDASEVEFHDFQEYKEEGSDRMAEGEGSADTAEGQPLRSSSSTTASSSPSTVIQGANHEQTEPGEMEASASAVLQNSVPGLAVPPFTRPTPDPVPMDAANKKKEYDNPYFEPQYGFPTDDDADNEEQEESYTPRFNQNLNGNKLQRPLRPSSLRLPGESDGEGDSRNSSPNSTISNNSSDGFGGLMSFASNLYKNHGTSFSLSNLALPNKAAREKATPFPSLKEYFNFDLEQEMDEDDDDDDDDDDAESPVFGLNSLMEIITEVGPGSGEGARAPRALVDQKSSVIKHSPTVKRESPSPQGRANNTSENQQFLKEVVQSVLDGQGVGWLNMKKVRRLLENEQLRVFVLSKLNRAVQSEEDARQEVIRDVEVSRKVYKGMLDLLKCTVSSLEHSYTNAGLGGMASVFSLLEIARTHYQTKDPEKRKRSPTEGSSSPGSKESPSGRMESARAAGVLLVPRLQLPPPSSGKGARHFDTRSLNEENFIASIELWSKHQDNRKQNALDKEQRAEAAKHRVEGGDTEEKKSQISADSGLSVTSGSQKSDTESLASSEPPALTRSTSQDSEASTVVSNSSGETLGADSDLSSTAGDCLGGRVPPHLTLSRGTLSDSEIETNPATSSVFGKTHQLKPGVKEAAGPLTRGVPSAPIEDVSMRIYLCEGLLGRDKSSVWDQLEDAAMETFSLSKERSTLWDQLQFWEDAFLDAVMLEREGMGMDQGPQEMIDRYLSLGDHDRKRLEDDEDRLLATLLHNMIAYMLMMKVNKNDIRKKVRRLMGKSHIGLTHSQEINDILDRLANLSGRELPIRPSGSRHIKKQTFVVHAGTDTTGDIFFMEVCDDCIVLRSNIGTVYERWWYEKLINMTYCPKTKVLCLWRRNGQETQLNKFYTKKCRELYYCVKDSMERAAARQQSIKPGPELGGEFPVQDMKSGEGGLLQVTLEGINLKFMHSQERKVFIELNHIKKCNTVKGVFVLEEFVPETKEVVIHKYKTPMAHQICYSVLCLFSYMAAVKGKEAEGKPKMLSPRPLAS, from the exons atggagaaaaagaaaatgtgtcccCGCCTCCTGGACTACCTGGTTGTGGTTGGTGCCAG GCAGCCCAGCAGTGACAGCGTGGCCCAGACACCTCAGCTCCTGCGCAGGTATCCACTGGAGGATCACGCAGACTTTCCGCTGCCTCCGGATGTGGTGTTCTTCTGTCAGCCTGAGGGCTGCCTCAGCATCCGACAGCGCCGAGTCAGCCTCCGTGATGACTCCTCGTTTGTCTTCACTCTTACCGACAAAGACTCTGGCGTTGTTCGCTATGGAATCTGTGTCAACTTTTACCGCTCCTTTCAAAGGGGGCACCACCGCCCCAGGACAGACAAAG GGGACAAGGGACCTTTAGCAGAGACTGCGGTTGAGGCCACAGAAAAATCTGACCTCCCTGCTGATGAGCTTGTCCCCCCGCCTGCCAGTGGAGATGCatttccccctggagacttgGGAACGGGCAGGTCCCCTCGGCAAAGACGCAAACCCAGGGTGGCCCCTCGGAACCGAAACAgcactttgacttcactctgcATGCTCAGCCACTACCCATTCTTCTCCACCTTCAGGGAGTGCCTGTACATCCTGAAGCGCATGGTAGACTGCTGCAGCCACCGGCTCACACAGCGCACGGGCCTGCCCAAGGGCACTCAGAG GGACACCATGTGGCGTGTTTTTACGGGTGCGCTCTCTgtagaggagaaggagaagggcaGCCAGCTGCTGCAGGACTTGCGGGAGGTGGAATCGTGGGTGTACCGCCTGCTTCGTTCGCCCGTGCCCGTAGCCACCTTGCGCCGCGTGGACGTGGAAGTGCTGCCTCACGACATGCAGCCACCCCTTACCTTTGCCCTCCCCGACTCTTCTCGATTCAGCCTGGTGGACTTCCCACTCCACCTTCCCCTGGAGTTGCTGGGTGTGGATGCATGTCTGCAGGTTCTCACCTGCATTTTGCTGGAACATAAG GTGGTTTTGCAGTCTCGGGACTACAACGCTCTGTCCATGAGTGTCATGGCATTTGTAGCTATGATCTACCCCTTAGAGTACATGTTTCCTGTCATCCCCCTGCTTCCCACATGCATGGCTTCTGCTGAACAG CTTCTTCTTGCTCCAACTCCTTACATCATTGGTGTCCCAGCCAGCTTTTTCCTTTACAAGTCGGATTTTAAGATGCCAGATGATGTCTGGCTAGTTGATCTTGACTGCAACAAG GTTATTGCGCCAACCAACGCTGAAATACTGCCCCCCCTCCCAGAGCCTGAGTCATCAGAACTGAAGAAACACCTGAAGCAG CTCTTACAG TGTCTGGTTAGATTGACTGTGATCACCCAAAAGCAGATCTTCGCCTCCGACTCTAAG GCCTTGGCCAGCATGAGCTTGAACACCCAGCCCATCCTCAACCTGGAGAAATTTCAGGAGGGACAGGAACtacctcttcttcctcctggcAGAGACAAGGCTTCACCATCATCGACAGAGTTCAACCCGCTCATATATGGGAATGACGTGGACTCTGTGGATGTCGCAACAAg GGTTGCCATGGTGAGGTTCTTCAATTCCCCAAATGTGCTGCAAGGGTTCCAGATGCACACACGTACCCTGCGCCTGTTCCCTCGCCCTGTGGTGGCATTCCAGGCAACCTCGTTCCTAGCCTCCCGGCCTCGGCGCTCTCCCTTTGCTGAAAAGCTGTCACACACTCAGGCTGTGGAATATTATGGAGAATGGGCCCTAAACCCGTCAAACCTTGCATTTCAGAGAATCCACAACA ATGTGTATGACCCCTCTTTGATCGGAGACAAGCCCAAGTGGTATGCTCACCAACTTCAGCCTGTGTATTACCGGGTGTATGATGGCTCGTCCCAGCTGGCAGAAGCCATGAGCAGACCATTGGAGGATGAGGGAAATTATTCAGACCCCACTGATGACAG tcctGTGTGTTTCAGTGGCAGCGACAGTGAGGCCTATGACTCCAGCTCTTCATACTCTTCTCTTGGGGACTTTGTGAATGAAATGATCAGGGGCGACATTCAGGGAGACACTCCAA ATGTGGACCCACTTACACATGCTGCATTAGGGGATGCCAGTGAAGTTGAGTTCCATGACTTCCAGGAGTATAAGGAGGAGGGGTCTGACCGCATGGCTGAAGGAGAGGGCTCTGCCGACACTGCAGAGGGGCAACCTCTGCGTTCAAGCTCTAGCACCACCGCCAGCTCCAGCCCAAGCACAGTCATCCAGGGAGCAAATCAT GAACAGACAGAGCCTGGGGAGATGGAGGCTTCAGCAAGTGCTGTTCTCCAAAACTCTGTCCCTGGATTGGCTGTTCCACCTTTTACAAGACCCACCCCAGATCCTGTGCCTATGGATGCAGCCAATAAGAAGAAAGAATATGACAACCCATACTTTGAGCCACAATATGGGTTCCCCACTGATGATGATGCAGACAACGAGGAGCAAGAAGAGAGCTACACACCCCGCTTCAACCAGAACCTCAATGGCAACAA GCTTCAGCGGCCCCTGAGGCCCAGCAGTCTAAGGCTGCCAGGAGAGTCTGATGGTGAGGGAGACTCCCGCAACAGCTCTCCCAATTCCACCATCTCCAACAACAGCAGCGACGGTTTTGGGGGCCTCATGTCTTTTGCCA GTAACCTGTATAAGAACCATGGCACAAGCTTCAGCCTGTCCAACCTGGCTCTGCCCAACAAGGCAGCGCGGGAGAAGGCCACCCCATTCCCCAGCCTCAAAG aatattttaattttgattTAGAGCAGGAAATGGATGAAG acgacgatgatgatgatgatgatgatgatgctgaaaGCCCGG TATTTGGGCTAAATTCTCTAATGGAGATTATAACAGAGGTCGGCCCGGGGAGCGGAGAAG GTGCCCGTGCTCCCAGAGCTCTGGTGGACCAGAAGTCATCGGTTATAAAGCACAGCCCCACTGTAAAGAGGGAGTCCCCCTCCCCGCAGGGCAGAGCCAACAACACCAG TGAGAACCAGCAGTTTCTGAAGGAGGTGGTGCAGAGTGTGCTGGACGGCCAGGGCGTCGGCTGGCTCAACATGAAGAAGGTACGCCGCTTGCTAGAGAATGAGCAGCTGCGCGTTTTTGTGCTAAGCAAACTCAACCGTGCAGTCCAGTCGGAAGAAGATGCCCGGCAGGAGGTCATCCGTGATGTG GAGGTGAGCAGGAAGGTGTACAAGGGGATGCTGGACTTGCTGAAGTGCACCGTGTCCAGTTTGGAGCACTCTTACACCAATGCAGGTCTGGGTGGTATGGCCAGTGTGTTCAGCCTTCTAGAGATTGCACGCacccactaccaaaccaaag ACCCGGAGAAGCGGAAGCGCAGCCCCACGGAGGGGTCAAGCAGCCCAGGCAGCAAAGAGAGTCCATCCGGTCGCATGGAGAGCGCCAGGGCTGCTGGCGTCCTCCTTGTGCCCCGACTCCAGCTGCCGCCCCCCTCCTCTGGGAAGGGGGCTCGTCACTTTGATACCCGGAGTCTGAACGAGGAGAATTTTATTGCATCTATTG AATTGTGGAGCAAGCACCAGGATAACAGAAAGCAAAATGCTTTGGATAAAGAACAGA GGGCGGAGGCTGCCAAACATCGTGTAGAGGGAGGAGACACTGAGGAGAAGAAGTCTCAAATAAGCGCGGATAGTGGTCTGAGTGTCACCTCTGGCTCACAG AAGAGTGATACTGAGTCTTTGGCTAGTTCTGAACCTCCAGCTCTTACAAGGAGCACCAGTCAGGATTCAGAGGCCAGCACAGTG GTCAGTAACAGCTCAGGGGAGACATTGGGGGCCGACAGTGACCTGAGCAGTACAGCAGGCGACTGTCTGGGTGGCAGGGTCCCTCCCCATCTCACCCTATCCAGAGGGACCCTCTCAGACAGTGAGATTGAAACCAACCCTGCCACcagctctgtgttt GGTAAAACCCACCAGCTAAAGCCAGGTGTGAAGGAGGCTGCAGGACCACTGACCAGAGGAGTTCCATCTGCTCCGATAGAGGATGTCAGCATGAGGATCTATCTGTGCGAGGGCCTGTTGG GGCGTGACAAGAGCTCCGTCTGGGATCAGCTGGAGGACGCTGCCATGGAGACCTTTTCCCTGA GCAAAGAGCGCTCTACACTGTGGGATCAGCTGCAGTTCTGGGAGGATGCATTTTTGGATGCAGTTATGCTGGAGAGAGAGGGCATGGGCATGGACCAGGGGCCACAGGAAATGATTGACAG GTACCTGTCTCTGGGGGATCATGATCGTAAACGTcttgaagatgatgaagaccGACTGCTGGCTACTCTGCTGCACAACATGATAGCCTACATGCTAATGATGAAG GTGAATAAGAATGACATTCGAAAGAAAGTCAGGCGTCTGATGGGAAAGTCCCACATTGGCCTGACCCACAGCCAGGAGATCAATGACATCCTCGACCGTCTGGCCAACTTG AGTGGCCGTGAACTTCCCATCAGGCCAAGTGGTAGCCGTCACATCAAAAAGCAGACTTttgtggtgcatgctgggactgATACCACAGGAGACATATTCTTTATGGAG GTGTGTGATGACTGCATCGTCCTGCGCAGCAACATTGGCACAGTATACGAGCGCTGGTGGTACGAGAAGCTCATCAACATGACTTACTGTCCTAAGACCAAGGTGCTGTGCTTGTGGAGGCGCAACGGCCAGGAGACACAGCTCAACAAGTTCTACACCAAGAAG TGTCGAGAACTGTATTACTGTGTGAAGGACAGTATGGAGAGGGCTGCAGCACGCCAGCAGAGTATTAAACCAG GGCCAGAGCTAGGGGGGGAGTTCCCTGTACAGGACATGAAGAGCGGAGAGGGCGGCCTGCTGCAGGTCACACTAGAAGGCATCAATCTCAAATTCATGCACAGCCAG GAGCGGAAG GTTTTCATAGAGCTGAATCACATTAAAAAGTGCAATACTGTGAAGGGGGTCTTTGTCCTGGAGGAATTTG
- the madd gene encoding MAP kinase-activating death domain protein isoform X9, protein MEKKKMCPRLLDYLVVVGARQPSSDSVAQTPQLLRRYPLEDHADFPLPPDVVFFCQPEGCLSIRQRRVSLRDDSSFVFTLTDKDSGVVRYGICVNFYRSFQRGHHRPRTDKGDKGPLAETAVEATEKSDLPADELVPPPASGDAFPPGDLGTGRSPRQRRKPRVAPRNRNSTLTSLCMLSHYPFFSTFRECLYILKRMVDCCSHRLTQRTGLPKGTQRDTMWRVFTGALSVEEKEKGSQLLQDLREVESWVYRLLRSPVPVATLRRVDVEVLPHDMQPPLTFALPDSSRFSLVDFPLHLPLELLGVDACLQVLTCILLEHKVVLQSRDYNALSMSVMAFVAMIYPLEYMFPVIPLLPTCMASAEQLLLAPTPYIIGVPASFFLYKSDFKMPDDVWLVDLDCNKVIAPTNAEILPPLPEPESSELKKHLKQLLQVNQCLVRLTVITQKQIFASDSKALASMSLNTQPILNLEKFQEGQELPLLPPGRDKASPSSTEFNPLIYGNDVDSVDVATRVAMVRFFNSPNVLQGFQMHTRTLRLFPRPVVAFQATSFLASRPRRSPFAEKLSHTQAVEYYGEWALNPSNLAFQRIHNNVYDPSLIGDKPKWYAHQLQPVYYRVYDGSSQLAEAMSRPLEDEGNYSDPTDDSPVCFSGSDSEAYDSSSSYSSLGDFVNEMIRGDIQGDTPNVDPLTHAALGDASEVEFHDFQEYKEEGSDRMAEGEGSADTAEGQPLRSSSSTTASSSPSTVIQGANHEQTEPGEMEASASAVLQNSVPGLAVPPFTRPTPDPVPMDAANKKKEYDNPYFEPQYGFPTDDDADNEEQEESYTPRFNQNLNGNKLQRPLRPSSLRLPGESDGEGDSRNSSPNSTISNNSSDGFGGLMSFASNLYKNHGTSFSLSNLALPNKAAREKATPFPSLKDDDDDDDDDDAESPVFGLNSLMEIITEVGPGSGEGARAPRALVDQKSSVIKHSPTVKRESPSPQGRANNTSENQQFLKEVVQSVLDGQGVGWLNMKKVRRLLENEQLRVFVLSKLNRAVQSEEDARQEVIRDVEVSRKVYKGMLDLLKCTVSSLEHSYTNAGLGGMASVFSLLEIARTHYQTKDPEKRKRSPTEGSSSPGSKESPSGRMESARAAGVLLVPRLQLPPPSSGKGARHFDTRSLNEENFIASIELWSKHQDNRKQNALDKEQRAEAAKHRVEGGDTEEKKSQISADSGLSVTSGSQKSDTESLASSEPPALTRSTSQDSEASTVVSNSSGETLGADSDLSSTAGDCLGGRVPPHLTLSRGTLSDSEIETNPATSSVFGKTHQLKPGVKEAAGPLTRGVPSAPIEDVSMRIYLCEGLLGRDKSSVWDQLEDAAMETFSLSKERSTLWDQLQFWEDAFLDAVMLEREGMGMDQGPQEMIDRYLSLGDHDRKRLEDDEDRLLATLLHNMIAYMLMMKVNKNDIRKKVRRLMGKSHIGLTHSQEINDILDRLANLSGRELPIRPSGSRHIKKQTFVVHAGTDTTGDIFFMEVCDDCIVLRSNIGTVYERWWYEKLINMTYCPKTKVLCLWRRNGQETQLNKFYTKKCRELYYCVKDSMERAAARQQSIKPGPELGGEFPVQDMKSGEGGLLQVTLEGINLKFMHSQERKVFIELNHIKKCNTVKGVFVLEEFVPETKEVVIHKYKTPMAHQICYSVLCLFSYMAAVKGKEAEGKPKMLSPRPLAS, encoded by the exons atggagaaaaagaaaatgtgtcccCGCCTCCTGGACTACCTGGTTGTGGTTGGTGCCAG GCAGCCCAGCAGTGACAGCGTGGCCCAGACACCTCAGCTCCTGCGCAGGTATCCACTGGAGGATCACGCAGACTTTCCGCTGCCTCCGGATGTGGTGTTCTTCTGTCAGCCTGAGGGCTGCCTCAGCATCCGACAGCGCCGAGTCAGCCTCCGTGATGACTCCTCGTTTGTCTTCACTCTTACCGACAAAGACTCTGGCGTTGTTCGCTATGGAATCTGTGTCAACTTTTACCGCTCCTTTCAAAGGGGGCACCACCGCCCCAGGACAGACAAAG GGGACAAGGGACCTTTAGCAGAGACTGCGGTTGAGGCCACAGAAAAATCTGACCTCCCTGCTGATGAGCTTGTCCCCCCGCCTGCCAGTGGAGATGCatttccccctggagacttgGGAACGGGCAGGTCCCCTCGGCAAAGACGCAAACCCAGGGTGGCCCCTCGGAACCGAAACAgcactttgacttcactctgcATGCTCAGCCACTACCCATTCTTCTCCACCTTCAGGGAGTGCCTGTACATCCTGAAGCGCATGGTAGACTGCTGCAGCCACCGGCTCACACAGCGCACGGGCCTGCCCAAGGGCACTCAGAG GGACACCATGTGGCGTGTTTTTACGGGTGCGCTCTCTgtagaggagaaggagaagggcaGCCAGCTGCTGCAGGACTTGCGGGAGGTGGAATCGTGGGTGTACCGCCTGCTTCGTTCGCCCGTGCCCGTAGCCACCTTGCGCCGCGTGGACGTGGAAGTGCTGCCTCACGACATGCAGCCACCCCTTACCTTTGCCCTCCCCGACTCTTCTCGATTCAGCCTGGTGGACTTCCCACTCCACCTTCCCCTGGAGTTGCTGGGTGTGGATGCATGTCTGCAGGTTCTCACCTGCATTTTGCTGGAACATAAG GTGGTTTTGCAGTCTCGGGACTACAACGCTCTGTCCATGAGTGTCATGGCATTTGTAGCTATGATCTACCCCTTAGAGTACATGTTTCCTGTCATCCCCCTGCTTCCCACATGCATGGCTTCTGCTGAACAG CTTCTTCTTGCTCCAACTCCTTACATCATTGGTGTCCCAGCCAGCTTTTTCCTTTACAAGTCGGATTTTAAGATGCCAGATGATGTCTGGCTAGTTGATCTTGACTGCAACAAG GTTATTGCGCCAACCAACGCTGAAATACTGCCCCCCCTCCCAGAGCCTGAGTCATCAGAACTGAAGAAACACCTGAAGCAG CTCTTACAGGTAAACCAG TGTCTGGTTAGATTGACTGTGATCACCCAAAAGCAGATCTTCGCCTCCGACTCTAAG GCCTTGGCCAGCATGAGCTTGAACACCCAGCCCATCCTCAACCTGGAGAAATTTCAGGAGGGACAGGAACtacctcttcttcctcctggcAGAGACAAGGCTTCACCATCATCGACAGAGTTCAACCCGCTCATATATGGGAATGACGTGGACTCTGTGGATGTCGCAACAAg GGTTGCCATGGTGAGGTTCTTCAATTCCCCAAATGTGCTGCAAGGGTTCCAGATGCACACACGTACCCTGCGCCTGTTCCCTCGCCCTGTGGTGGCATTCCAGGCAACCTCGTTCCTAGCCTCCCGGCCTCGGCGCTCTCCCTTTGCTGAAAAGCTGTCACACACTCAGGCTGTGGAATATTATGGAGAATGGGCCCTAAACCCGTCAAACCTTGCATTTCAGAGAATCCACAACA ATGTGTATGACCCCTCTTTGATCGGAGACAAGCCCAAGTGGTATGCTCACCAACTTCAGCCTGTGTATTACCGGGTGTATGATGGCTCGTCCCAGCTGGCAGAAGCCATGAGCAGACCATTGGAGGATGAGGGAAATTATTCAGACCCCACTGATGACAG tcctGTGTGTTTCAGTGGCAGCGACAGTGAGGCCTATGACTCCAGCTCTTCATACTCTTCTCTTGGGGACTTTGTGAATGAAATGATCAGGGGCGACATTCAGGGAGACACTCCAA ATGTGGACCCACTTACACATGCTGCATTAGGGGATGCCAGTGAAGTTGAGTTCCATGACTTCCAGGAGTATAAGGAGGAGGGGTCTGACCGCATGGCTGAAGGAGAGGGCTCTGCCGACACTGCAGAGGGGCAACCTCTGCGTTCAAGCTCTAGCACCACCGCCAGCTCCAGCCCAAGCACAGTCATCCAGGGAGCAAATCAT GAACAGACAGAGCCTGGGGAGATGGAGGCTTCAGCAAGTGCTGTTCTCCAAAACTCTGTCCCTGGATTGGCTGTTCCACCTTTTACAAGACCCACCCCAGATCCTGTGCCTATGGATGCAGCCAATAAGAAGAAAGAATATGACAACCCATACTTTGAGCCACAATATGGGTTCCCCACTGATGATGATGCAGACAACGAGGAGCAAGAAGAGAGCTACACACCCCGCTTCAACCAGAACCTCAATGGCAACAA GCTTCAGCGGCCCCTGAGGCCCAGCAGTCTAAGGCTGCCAGGAGAGTCTGATGGTGAGGGAGACTCCCGCAACAGCTCTCCCAATTCCACCATCTCCAACAACAGCAGCGACGGTTTTGGGGGCCTCATGTCTTTTGCCA GTAACCTGTATAAGAACCATGGCACAAGCTTCAGCCTGTCCAACCTGGCTCTGCCCAACAAGGCAGCGCGGGAGAAGGCCACCCCATTCCCCAGCCTCAAAG acgacgatgatgatgatgatgatgatgatgctgaaaGCCCGG TATTTGGGCTAAATTCTCTAATGGAGATTATAACAGAGGTCGGCCCGGGGAGCGGAGAAG GTGCCCGTGCTCCCAGAGCTCTGGTGGACCAGAAGTCATCGGTTATAAAGCACAGCCCCACTGTAAAGAGGGAGTCCCCCTCCCCGCAGGGCAGAGCCAACAACACCAG TGAGAACCAGCAGTTTCTGAAGGAGGTGGTGCAGAGTGTGCTGGACGGCCAGGGCGTCGGCTGGCTCAACATGAAGAAGGTACGCCGCTTGCTAGAGAATGAGCAGCTGCGCGTTTTTGTGCTAAGCAAACTCAACCGTGCAGTCCAGTCGGAAGAAGATGCCCGGCAGGAGGTCATCCGTGATGTG GAGGTGAGCAGGAAGGTGTACAAGGGGATGCTGGACTTGCTGAAGTGCACCGTGTCCAGTTTGGAGCACTCTTACACCAATGCAGGTCTGGGTGGTATGGCCAGTGTGTTCAGCCTTCTAGAGATTGCACGCacccactaccaaaccaaag ACCCGGAGAAGCGGAAGCGCAGCCCCACGGAGGGGTCAAGCAGCCCAGGCAGCAAAGAGAGTCCATCCGGTCGCATGGAGAGCGCCAGGGCTGCTGGCGTCCTCCTTGTGCCCCGACTCCAGCTGCCGCCCCCCTCCTCTGGGAAGGGGGCTCGTCACTTTGATACCCGGAGTCTGAACGAGGAGAATTTTATTGCATCTATTG AATTGTGGAGCAAGCACCAGGATAACAGAAAGCAAAATGCTTTGGATAAAGAACAGA GGGCGGAGGCTGCCAAACATCGTGTAGAGGGAGGAGACACTGAGGAGAAGAAGTCTCAAATAAGCGCGGATAGTGGTCTGAGTGTCACCTCTGGCTCACAG AAGAGTGATACTGAGTCTTTGGCTAGTTCTGAACCTCCAGCTCTTACAAGGAGCACCAGTCAGGATTCAGAGGCCAGCACAGTG GTCAGTAACAGCTCAGGGGAGACATTGGGGGCCGACAGTGACCTGAGCAGTACAGCAGGCGACTGTCTGGGTGGCAGGGTCCCTCCCCATCTCACCCTATCCAGAGGGACCCTCTCAGACAGTGAGATTGAAACCAACCCTGCCACcagctctgtgttt GGTAAAACCCACCAGCTAAAGCCAGGTGTGAAGGAGGCTGCAGGACCACTGACCAGAGGAGTTCCATCTGCTCCGATAGAGGATGTCAGCATGAGGATCTATCTGTGCGAGGGCCTGTTGG GGCGTGACAAGAGCTCCGTCTGGGATCAGCTGGAGGACGCTGCCATGGAGACCTTTTCCCTGA GCAAAGAGCGCTCTACACTGTGGGATCAGCTGCAGTTCTGGGAGGATGCATTTTTGGATGCAGTTATGCTGGAGAGAGAGGGCATGGGCATGGACCAGGGGCCACAGGAAATGATTGACAG GTACCTGTCTCTGGGGGATCATGATCGTAAACGTcttgaagatgatgaagaccGACTGCTGGCTACTCTGCTGCACAACATGATAGCCTACATGCTAATGATGAAG GTGAATAAGAATGACATTCGAAAGAAAGTCAGGCGTCTGATGGGAAAGTCCCACATTGGCCTGACCCACAGCCAGGAGATCAATGACATCCTCGACCGTCTGGCCAACTTG AGTGGCCGTGAACTTCCCATCAGGCCAAGTGGTAGCCGTCACATCAAAAAGCAGACTTttgtggtgcatgctgggactgATACCACAGGAGACATATTCTTTATGGAG GTGTGTGATGACTGCATCGTCCTGCGCAGCAACATTGGCACAGTATACGAGCGCTGGTGGTACGAGAAGCTCATCAACATGACTTACTGTCCTAAGACCAAGGTGCTGTGCTTGTGGAGGCGCAACGGCCAGGAGACACAGCTCAACAAGTTCTACACCAAGAAG TGTCGAGAACTGTATTACTGTGTGAAGGACAGTATGGAGAGGGCTGCAGCACGCCAGCAGAGTATTAAACCAG GGCCAGAGCTAGGGGGGGAGTTCCCTGTACAGGACATGAAGAGCGGAGAGGGCGGCCTGCTGCAGGTCACACTAGAAGGCATCAATCTCAAATTCATGCACAGCCAG GAGCGGAAG GTTTTCATAGAGCTGAATCACATTAAAAAGTGCAATACTGTGAAGGGGGTCTTTGTCCTGGAGGAATTTG